A region of Procambarus clarkii isolate CNS0578487 chromosome 22, FALCON_Pclarkii_2.0, whole genome shotgun sequence DNA encodes the following proteins:
- the LOC138367600 gene encoding uncharacterized abhydrolase domain-containing protein DDB_G0269086-like: MILDRVYRDESSPKLDGPEPHLKSLLEPCTQEAPFISPQEDMYLQLDGVAMGSLLAVLFANFYMGTIKDRVFSIRQKPMDGYGVHSKLAASGSNNQITSEGVRASKDKKLSVLNAYIRRALTHCSEWSNVGREFERITQVLVNNGYSNTKIYTVPRLMSPLETKQAETKQVETKQAETKQVETKQAETKQAETKQAETKQVETKQAETKQVETKQAETKQVETKQAETKQAETKQAETKQVETKQAETKQAETKQAETKQAETKQAETKQAETKQAETKQAETKQAETKQVETKQVETKQVETKQVETKQAETKQAETKKAETKKAETKQAETKQAETKQAETKQAETKQAETKQVETKQAETKQAETKQAETKQVETKQAETKQAETKKAETKKAETKQAETKQAETKQAETKQVETKQVETKQAETKQAETKQAETKQVETKQAETKQAETKKAETKKAETKQAETKQAETKQAETKQVETKQVETKQAETKQAETKQAETKQVETKQAETKQAETKKAETKKAETKQAETKQAETKQAETKQAETKQAETKQVETKQAETKQAETKQAETKQAETKQAETKQAETKQAETKQAETKKAETKQAETKQAETKQAETKQIETKQVETKQAESKQAETKQAETKQAESKQAETKQAETKQAESKQAETKQAETKQAETKQIETKQVETKQAESKQVETKQAESKQAETKQAETKQVETKQAESKQAETKQAETKQIETKQAETKQAETKQAETKQAETKQVETKQAETKQVETKQAETKQVETKQVETKQAETKQAETKQAETKQVETKQAETKQVETKQAGYYT; the protein is encoded by the exons atgatactggacagagtatacagagacgagagctccCCCAAATTAGACGGtcccgagccacacttgaagagtcttctcgagccATGTACACAGGAAGCTCCTTTCATCAGTCCGCAAGAGGACATGTATCTTCaactagacggagtagcaatgggctccctctTAGCAgtgttatttgctaatttttacatGGGAACCATCAAAGATAGAGTCTTTAGTATTCGGCAAAAGCCAatg gatgggtatggggtgcacagtaaactagccgcctccggcagcAACAATCAAATCACATCGGAAGGAGTGAGAGCCTCCAAAGATAAAAAGCTAAGTGTTCTTaacgcttatattcgtcgagctcttacccactgctctgaatggagcaacgtgggtAGGGAGTTTGAGAGAATAACtcaggtgttggtgaacaatggatatagcaacacaaAAATATACACTGTACCTCGAttgatg TCTCCACTTGAGACCAAGCAGGCTGAGACCAAGCAGGTTGAGACCAAGCAGGCTGAGACCAAGCAGGTTGAGACCAAGCAGGCTGAGACCAAGCAGGCTGAGACCAAGCAGGCTGAGACCAAGCAGGTTGAGACCAAGCAGGCTGAGACCAAGCAGGTTGAGACCAAGCAGGCTGAGACCAAGCAGGTTGAGACCAAGCAGGCTGAGACTAAGCAGGCTGAGACCAAGCAGGCTGAGACCAAGCAGGTTGAGACCAAGCAGGCTGAGACTAAGCAGGCTGAGACCAAGCAGGCAGAGACCAAGCAGGCTGAGACTAAGCAGGCTGAGACCAAGCAGGCTGAGACCAAGCAGGCTGAGACTAAGCAGGCTGAGACCAAGCAGGCTGAGACCAAGCAGGTTGAGACCAAGCAGGTTGAGACCAAGCAGGTTGAGACCAAGCAGGTTGAGACCAAGCAGGCTGAGACCAAGCAGGCTGAGACCAAAAAGGCTGAGACCAAAAAGGCTGAGACCAAGCAGGCTGAGACCAAGCAGGCTGAGACCAAGCAGGCTGAGACTAAGCAGGCTGAGACCAAGCAGGCTGAGACCAAGCAGGTTGAGACCAAGCAGGCTGAGACCAAGCAGGCTGAGACCAAGCAGGCTGAGACCAAGCAGGTTGAGACCAAGCAGGCTGAGACCAAGCAGGCTGAGACCAAAAAGGCTGAGACCAAAAAGGCTGAGACCAAGCAGGCTGAGACCAAGCAGGCTGAGACCAAGCAGGCTGAGACCAAGCAGGTTGAGACCAAGCAGGTTGAGACCAAGCAGGCTGAGACCAAGCAGGCTGAGACCAAGCAGGCTGAGACCAAGCAGGTTGAGACCAAGCAGGCTGAGACCAAGCAGGCTGAGACCAAAAAGGCTGAGACCAAAAAGGCTGAGACCAAGCAGGCTGAGACCAAGCAGGCTGAGACCAAGCAGGCTGAGACCAAGCAGGTTGAGACCAAGCAGGTTGAGACCAAGCAGGCTGAGACCAAGCAGGCTGAGACCAAGCAGGCTGAGACCAAGCAGGTTGAGACCAAGCAGGCTGAGACCAAGCAGGCTGAGACCAAAAAGGCTGAGACCAAAAAGGCTGAGACCAAGCAGGCTGAGACCAAGCAGGCTGAGACCAAGCAGGCTGAGACTAAGCAGGCTGAGACCAAGCAGGCTGAGACCAAGCAGGTTGAGACCAAGCAGGCTGAGACCAAGCAGGCTGAGACCAAGCAGGCCGAGACCAAGCAGGCTGAGACCAAGCAGGCTGAGACCAAGCAGGCTGAGACCAAGCAGGCTGAGACCAAGCAGGCTGAGACCAAAAAGGCTGAGACCAAGCAGGCTGAGACCAAGCAGGCTGAGACTAAGCAGGCTGAGACCAAGCAAATTGAGACCAAGCAGGTTGAGACCAAGCAGGCTGAGAGCAAGCAGGCTGAGACCAAGCAGGCTGAGACCAAGCAGGCTGAGAGCAAGCAGGCTGAGACCAAGCAGGCTGAGACCAAGCAGGCTGAGAGCAAGCAGGCTGAGACCAAGCAGGCTGAGACCAAGCAGGCTGAGACCAAGCAAATTGAGACCAAGCAGGTTGAGACCAAGCAGGCTGAGAGCAAGCAGGTTGAGACCAAGCAGGCTGAGAGCAAGCAGGCTGAGACCAAGCAGGCTGAGACCAAGCAGGTTGAGACCAAGCAGGCTGAGAGCAAGCAGGCTGAGACCAAGCAGGCTGAGACCAAGCAAATTGAGACCAAGCAGGCTGAGACCAAGCAGGCTGAGACCAAGCAGGCTGAGACCAAGCAGGCTGAGACCAAGCAGGTTGAGACCAAGCAGGCTGAGACCAAGCAGGTTGAGACCAAGCAGGCTGAGACCAAGCAGGTTGAGACCAAGCAGGTTGAGACCAAGCAGGCTGAGACCAAGCAGGCTGAGACCAAGCAGGCTGAGACCAAGCAGGTTGAGACCAAGCAGGCTGAGACCAAGCAGGTTGAGACCAAGCAGGCAGGCTACTACACTTGA